tgatcaattgtcaagactttagactgatcaaGATACAAAACAGTAGAGTCGTCTATAGACATGACAAGtatattttaattgatattaTAAACCTAAAATCTAAGCTAAAGTATGATCTTTCGTATGTTctgaaatttgcaaattttctaataatatatattaatctaTTCTTATTCCAGGTAATGATTTAGACTCGATACGAGCATTATTCAGTGAAAAGGAAAAAGAATTAAGTTTGGCGGTAGCTAAAGTAGAAGCTCTAACTAGACAATTAGAAGACTTAAGACGAGATCGAAGATGTcccataaatttaataaatggtGGCAGTACCACCGGTCAGCCCTTACCGCCTCAAGCATCCAGGGAATTGGAAAAGTTAAGAAGAGAATTGATGGTAAGATAAAACATTAACGTTAacataagaaaaactttaaataacaaacacaCTATTCTCCTCTATAATTTAGTATCGTAATCAATTGTCATTGCAACAAGATGCACGACTACACTTACAACGAGAAGCCTTACAACAAAGACAAGCGGAATTGCGATCTGTCGATCAAAGAATTTATGAGTTGCAAACACGTTTACAACGTAAAAAAGCCGCCAATGTACAAAACAATCAACAAAATATCAGTCCACCGCATTTAATGCAACaggtacaacaacaacagcaacagcagcaacataatACTCAGCCACCTTCTAGCCAAAATCACAGTAcatacaacagcagcagcaatactAACAACAAAAGCAATGATGTAAACTATACAGCAAATGTGGCACCCAAGACCGGTGTAGCGGCCCTTAAGCAGCAACTGCTGCAAAAACAAGCCAATCAAGCTGCAGCCAATGGTCAGGCGTACAACAATAAATTCGCCAATATTATAAATCGTGGTGAAAATCGCAACATACCACGAGGCAATGTGGCCGCCGTTGAACCCTACATACACACACCTCAAAAGTCCACCATAACACCCACCTCTTCCTATTTGGGCAATATATTAAAGCATGCTGCCGCCACAGCCAACACCAATCAACAAAATCAGCTAATACAAGATCATGCTCATGTAAAGTTGAATTTGAGTCATGGCTCGAATGTGGCGAATCATTTAGCGGGCTCTAACACCAGTCCCAATTTCTTTACAGCCGAAAGTGATGAATCAAAGTTGGCCAAGAAAATGTTAACGGCTGCCATCACCAATAAGAACACATTAAGTGAGCAACACAACAATCAAACGAATGCGGAACCAGTTAAGGTAGATACTTCGCATCATATTTATGCAGAGGTGGGACCGAAAAAACGAGATCTGGTCAAAGAAGTAGCTGCAAATTTAGAAACTCAAACCAATACCAGCGCTAATACAACACAACAAACTACCACCAGTAAAATACCCAAAAGTATAGGAACCAATAGCTCTGCCTCGGCACTGATAAGTAAACTAAATAATGCTGCCTCTAGCCATCACACAACAACAGGACCATCTCATATACCACAAAGGGAAAAATCGGATTTGGAAAAGAAAACAGAAATAGCGGTTAGTAATGAAACGCTATTGGAGAAGAATTCACATCAGCTGACAGTGCATAGTATGCCTTTGGGAACGGCCAATAAGTCGGTAGCTACCGCTATGGCTGCAAATGCCATTTCACCCACTTCCTCAACGAGCAACAACAACACCTCTAATGTAAATTCGAATGAAAAATCGAAAAACTCAGCTGCTGGCAGCTTAGTTGTACCTCCACGCAAACCCATTAGTAGTGTGGCGCCCACATCGGTTACCAGTGCCATACCGAAAATGATCACCTATAGTCCCAAGGTAAATAGAGTGGCGCCAAGTGTAGTAAGTGCTAATGCAGCGGCTTTAAGCGGCAATGCCActagtaataacaacaatagtgATAGACCAGCCTTGCCACCGAAACCCAATAAAATGTCACCAAATGAAGCCAACCAAGAAACCTCTACGACAAATGCAACAAATCCCTCTACGAAAAAGACCTCATTAGAACAGCAAGCTGCTTCGTCGAACGCCTCTTCCTCATTACCCTTACAGAATATTAATGATAATTTACCCATTAAAGCGAAACCCTTAACCATACGCAAACAACCGCTATCCGAACAGCCCCGACTAAAATCTTCCTCTAACATAATAAAACCCTCAAGTCAACAACAAAATTCGCGTAAACTGGATCACAACTCCgctaataattatttgtttaatgaacGTAgatctaataataataatgagcTTTCCTCAGAGACCAATAGTGAGGCCAACTCAACGCCACAATATTCTCCTAATCTTCAAtcgcaacagcagcagcaacagcaagtGCTCGGTTCACATTCTCCCAATACTTTATCACCTCAATCTCAGAGTAGTGTTGATGAACCCGATCGTAGTGAAAATACAAATTCACCACAAGAGAAATCCTCACCCGATAGTCTTAAGAGAAGAATGCGTTCGCTATCGGCTGGTAATGCCAGCTCCAATGCCAACAATGGTAAACCCAAACTAACCAGAAGAGTTAGTTTTGATCCTTTGGCCTTACTACTCGATGCCAGTTTAGAGGGTGAATTGGAATTGGTCAAGAAAACTGCCATGCAGGTGGCCAACCCCAGTGCGGCCAATGATGAGGGCATTACCGCTCTACACAATGCCATTTGTGCGGGTCATTTTGATATAGTCAAGTAAGTTTTTGTGATTACAGTTAAATTCCTTTAATAATGATTTATATGTATTCCTATAGATTCCTAGTTGAATTTGGTTGTGATGTCAATGCCCAAGACTCAGACGGCTGGACTCCTCTACATTGTGCTGCCAGTTGTAATAATTTGGCTATGGTtaaatttttggtggaaaatggtGCCTGTCTATTTGCTGCCACTTTATCGGATCACGAAACTCCAGCGGAGAAATGTGAAGAAGATGAGGAGGGTTTCGATGGTTGTTCAGAGTATTTGTACAGTAAGTAACTATAGTTTGTGGATCAGTAACAAAGGATTGTAATTTCTCGATTTGAttgaacataaaaatacaaattgcaCGTATTTATATAGGATTTTGAATGATTAACGCGAAACCTGAAATTGTTTATGCGGAAAATTCAATTCGTTTAGAGCACATGATATCCATGcttattaattttgattatggCCTAAAGAGCCATTCTTTCGCTGGTTTGATTACAGACTTTACTTTGGCTTTAATTATACAGTTTTTGCATTAGATCCCGCCTGTCACTTCAAGGGGCAGTTGCAGGATGTTCTTAGTCGATTTGAACCTTTTTGGTtcaaatctatctatctatctatctatctatctatctatctatctatctatctatctatctatctatctatctctctgtctgtctgtctgtctgtctgtctgtctgtctgtctgtctgtctatctatctatctatttctctatatatctatctctctgtctatctatctatctatctatctatctatctatctatctatctatctatctatctatatatctatctatctatctatctatctatctatctatctatctatctatctatctatctatctatctatctatctatctacctaactatatatctatctatctatctatctatctatctatctatctatctatctatctatctatctatctatctatctatctatctatctatctatctatctatctatctatctatctgtctatctatcgaGGTGATAGAGCCTACATCGGGAGAGTTTAGAAATTATGTTCCCATACTGGATTAAGAGTGCAAGAGAGCCCTTAACAAAACTCTTTGCCGATCACGGCTTTAGAGTATTTAGCAAGATAATAATATGCAAACGAGAAACATTCTGACTGAATCGACATCTAAAATTTCTGAACATCACACTATTTGCCTCAactaacttaatattttatctcCTTCTAATTAAAGGCATTCAAGAAAAACTTGGCATACTTCATAATGGTGAAGTATATGCTGTCTTCTCGTATGAGGCCCAAAACAGTGATGAATTAACATTCAATGTTAATGATCATTTAGTCATTTTACGCAAAGGTGATGATGCGGAAAGTGAATGGTGGTGGGCTAAAAATGAACAAAACGAAGAGGGCTATGTGCCACGCAATCTGTTGGGAGTAAGTATAATTTCTTAAacgaaaagaaatttatattaatttctatatatatttttttttaattacagctCTATCCTAGAGTACCTCCTCAGACGACCAACTACACTGATTAGCAGTTAATaagattttgtgttttaaaaaagaaagcgggacgtttaatacaaaaacactatatatcaaaatttttgtaatgttttattaaataatacaatttaatttaactattacttatgattttgttaaatttattttagttttacaattctaatatataatttttaataatttttttaagaaaaaaacaaaatttctatgaaatgtGCAACATAAATTACTTATTatgaatatgtttataaaaaaatataaaatatttacattgattagtttattaagctaaaatacaaaaacaaaatagtagTTACGAAAAACTATACAAATAGAAGACACCAATTTTTAccagataaaaattaaaaaaaaaaacattaataaataaaaaaccacaacacaataaatttctaaaatgacATTAGCtgtaagacaaaaaaaaatatataaaataattaaattaaacacacattttcatattgtttctaatttagttaaacaataattgcaaaattataaattatatattatgaaattatagaaaaacaaaacacaagtacttaaactttaataaatagtttgtaagttaaataacaacaaatcatACACACCCCCTGCCTCTAATGCCCCTCCTTTATAATCACACAATTTACACAAACATTTCATTTagtgaatgaaaaagaaatatttaaaatattcttataactaaaatataacaaaaattaatacttaATACTTAAATAATACGATTATACTTATTACAACTATAACTACTTACATACAACAACTACTATATTTTTGCCTaattattgtgatttttttgtaaaactaaaaaaactaacaataataaaaaaattatattcaaaagcaaaaaaaaccaaagtattttatttcaattgtccaattcacaaacATTGTCGTACCTTTATATCGTTGTATGTCATTAAAatgtagtaaataaaaaattttgaaagcaAAACAAGaaatacgacatactacgatacaaccgtacaacactgATTGTGAATCGTATAAATAAAGTTATGATCCGTTAGGTTGTAAGTACGGTAGAGCTTATGGCACCacttatgtaaaaatttaaaaaaaacaacgtcTAAGAGTAGGTCTAAGGCTCCACTTCATCACTATGATTCTTCTACATTTCCTAGCACTAATATACACTGTTGAACCTATCCTTTAGATGGTGCCTCCATTTTAAGTACTTTACTCCTTCCGCCATCTTCTTGTCCAAGAAACAGGattcaatacaaaattattgGCTTTATTACGAAAAGACCAATTTACATCTTTGCTGGGTTAACAATGAGGCAACCCGGTTGAACTCACatcaaggccgtattcagaac
The window above is part of the Lucilia cuprina isolate Lc7/37 chromosome 6, ASM2204524v1, whole genome shotgun sequence genome. Proteins encoded here:
- the LOC111680410 gene encoding apoptosis-stimulating of p53 protein 1 isoform X1, encoding MLTCVCRPVSGNLPKMPPSVRPTTKQQQQQQRLLQNNNNNNTNVLNNNNNNININNNIYNNNHMVVVTAEPKLNVPGRLTSAELRAMALRQQQQIDSQHQLLATKEQRLRFLKQQEVRNAVANAEGERLRRLRERVEAQESKLRRLRALRGQVDLQKTYNVTLSNDLDSIRALFSEKEKELSLAVAKVEALTRQLEDLRRDRRCPINLINGGSTTGQPLPPQASRELEKLRRELMYRNQLSLQQDARLHLQREALQQRQAELRSVDQRIYELQTRLQRKKAANVQNNQQNISPPHLMQQVQQQQQQQQHNTQPPSSQNHSTYNSSSNTNNKSNDVNYTANVAPKTGVAALKQQLLQKQANQAAANGQAYNNKFANIINRGENRNIPRGNVAAVEPYIHTPQKSTITPTSSYLGNILKHAAATANTNQQNQLIQDHAHVKLNLSHGSNVANHLAGSNTSPNFFTAESDESKLAKKMLTAAITNKNTLSEQHNNQTNAEPVKVDTSHHIYAEVGPKKRDLVKEVAANLETQTNTSANTTQQTTTSKIPKSIGTNSSASALISKLNNAASSHHTTTGPSHIPQREKSDLEKKTEIAVSNETLLEKNSHQLTVHSMPLGTANKSVATAMAANAISPTSSTSNNNTSNVNSNEKSKNSAAGSLVVPPRKPISSVAPTSVTSAIPKMITYSPKVNRVAPSVVSANAAALSGNATSNNNNSDRPALPPKPNKMSPNEANQETSTTNATNPSTKKTSLEQQAASSNASSSLPLQNINDNLPIKAKPLTIRKQPLSEQPRLKSSSNIIKPSSQQQNSRKLDHNSANNYLFNERRSNNNNELSSETNSEANSTPQYSPNLQSQQQQQQQVLGSHSPNTLSPQSQSSVDEPDRSENTNSPQEKSSPDSLKRRMRSLSAGNASSNANNGKPKLTRRVSFDPLALLLDASLEGELELVKKTAMQVANPSAANDEGITALHNAICAGHFDIVKFLVEFGCDVNAQDSDGWTPLHCAASCNNLAMVKFLVENGACLFAATLSDHETPAEKCEEDEEGFDGCSEYLYSIQEKLGILHNGEVYAVFSYEAQNSDELTFNVNDHLVILRKGDDAESEWWWAKNEQNEEGYVPRNLLGLYPRVPPQTTNYTD
- the LOC111680410 gene encoding apoptosis-stimulating of p53 protein 1 isoform X2, whose amino-acid sequence is MKEPTTNNLDDIVPGRLTSAELRAMALRQQQQIDSQHQLLATKEQRLRFLKQQEVRNAVANAEGERLRRLRERVEAQESKLRRLRALRGQVDLQKTYNVTLSNDLDSIRALFSEKEKELSLAVAKVEALTRQLEDLRRDRRCPINLINGGSTTGQPLPPQASRELEKLRRELMYRNQLSLQQDARLHLQREALQQRQAELRSVDQRIYELQTRLQRKKAANVQNNQQNISPPHLMQQVQQQQQQQQHNTQPPSSQNHSTYNSSSNTNNKSNDVNYTANVAPKTGVAALKQQLLQKQANQAAANGQAYNNKFANIINRGENRNIPRGNVAAVEPYIHTPQKSTITPTSSYLGNILKHAAATANTNQQNQLIQDHAHVKLNLSHGSNVANHLAGSNTSPNFFTAESDESKLAKKMLTAAITNKNTLSEQHNNQTNAEPVKVDTSHHIYAEVGPKKRDLVKEVAANLETQTNTSANTTQQTTTSKIPKSIGTNSSASALISKLNNAASSHHTTTGPSHIPQREKSDLEKKTEIAVSNETLLEKNSHQLTVHSMPLGTANKSVATAMAANAISPTSSTSNNNTSNVNSNEKSKNSAAGSLVVPPRKPISSVAPTSVTSAIPKMITYSPKVNRVAPSVVSANAAALSGNATSNNNNSDRPALPPKPNKMSPNEANQETSTTNATNPSTKKTSLEQQAASSNASSSLPLQNINDNLPIKAKPLTIRKQPLSEQPRLKSSSNIIKPSSQQQNSRKLDHNSANNYLFNERRSNNNNELSSETNSEANSTPQYSPNLQSQQQQQQQVLGSHSPNTLSPQSQSSVDEPDRSENTNSPQEKSSPDSLKRRMRSLSAGNASSNANNGKPKLTRRVSFDPLALLLDASLEGELELVKKTAMQVANPSAANDEGITALHNAICAGHFDIVKFLVEFGCDVNAQDSDGWTPLHCAASCNNLAMVKFLVENGACLFAATLSDHETPAEKCEEDEEGFDGCSEYLYSIQEKLGILHNGEVYAVFSYEAQNSDELTFNVNDHLVILRKGDDAESEWWWAKNEQNEEGYVPRNLLGLYPRVPPQTTNYTD